In the Magnetospira sp. QH-2 genome, one interval contains:
- a CDS encoding LysR substrate-binding domain-containing protein: MFEAEADSLKGTPRGRLTISTVTTVDYFSPFILRCFCERFPEVNVAMSVANREDLLRELVESKVDMAIMGQPPETKKLSANAFLDNPIVIVSLPDHPLANEKDIDITRLADEVFLMREKGSGTRGAMLRFFSEHEIKVKTSLEMSGAESLKQGVLAGLGLAMISRDAVMLEVKTGRLVELDIPGLPILRQWYLVHRATKTLRPPAQAFKDFVLNEGAALVEESR, encoded by the coding sequence TTGTTCGAGGCCGAGGCGGATTCGCTCAAAGGGACGCCAAGAGGTCGGCTGACCATTTCCACCGTGACCACGGTCGACTACTTTTCCCCTTTCATCCTCAGGTGTTTCTGCGAGCGGTTTCCCGAGGTCAATGTCGCGATGAGTGTCGCCAATCGCGAGGATCTGTTGAGGGAACTCGTAGAAAGCAAGGTCGACATGGCAATCATGGGACAGCCGCCAGAAACCAAGAAGCTTTCCGCCAATGCCTTCCTCGACAATCCTATTGTTATCGTTTCCTTACCCGATCACCCGCTTGCAAACGAAAAGGACATCGACATCACCCGCCTCGCCGATGAGGTTTTTCTCATGCGCGAAAAGGGTTCGGGCACCCGCGGAGCGATGCTCCGCTTTTTCTCTGAACACGAGATCAAGGTCAAAACATCCCTTGAAATGAGTGGGGCCGAGTCGCTCAAGCAAGGGGTGTTGGCGGGACTCGGCTTGGCCATGATTTCCCGGGACGCGGTGATGCTGGAGGTCAAGACAGGGCGTCTGGTCGAATTGGATATCCCTGGCCTACCTATTCTCAGGCAGTGGTATTTGGTTCATCGCGCGACCAAAACCCTCCGCCCTCCGGCACAGGCGTTCAAGGATTTCGTATTGAACGAAGGAGCTGCCCTGGTCGAAGAAAGTCGCTGA
- a CDS encoding sensor histidine kinase: protein MKLSWKIFTFTFLIAALTLSLVGAHTVDRIVGILIDHTLSSVQGHAGREAKVLENHFRDAMSDTLLLASTYAARELPATQSEAGRLAIIGEMQATFMTLLREKPAYTQVRLICREGKELVRVNQVGGIIDVVTEDRLQDKSNRYYFKETIDMPPGELFVSAVDLNREEGKIVVPHQPVVRIATPVASTGGTVVGILVINLDLNTLLDEIASPEEGGILVVTNEQGDYLYHPDNSLTFGFEFGHENRLPGEYRLVPQWNRWMQSVDRPAAVKFATDTSIIALQKIFLTGDLAFGPDRTLALGVIVPQAILHGEGDLMQRHFQIMMVIICGLLAAALGAVTAYITRPIRVLTEAANRIASGEHGVPVPTGGNDEIGILAQDFDAMVTALKDSARTKELAALGRMSAMVAHDLRNALSSVKMNLQILEQDGDPGDHSQAQKYDISLRQVSYMEDILQDLLSFARSEAPRADWHEMAEIVQTATVTLLPLAAEKGGSFVTRNLETLPRVRCDRTKMIQVFQNLVDNALDAQSEGGEVIISGQLVPGADGPEVRIDVADQGAGIPNDIRPQLFEPFFTTRTKGTGLGLAIVKRIVEDHDGRVELFSRIGMGTTITVVLPVAGPGASEPTL from the coding sequence ATGAAACTCTCTTGGAAGATTTTTACCTTCACGTTTCTGATCGCCGCCCTCACTTTGTCTTTGGTCGGCGCCCATACGGTTGACCGTATTGTCGGTATTTTGATCGACCATACCCTGTCCAGCGTCCAGGGCCATGCCGGACGCGAGGCCAAGGTGTTGGAAAACCATTTCCGCGACGCCATGTCCGATACCTTGTTGCTGGCCTCCACCTATGCGGCGCGCGAGTTGCCCGCCACACAGTCGGAAGCCGGACGGCTGGCTATCATCGGCGAGATGCAGGCCACGTTCATGACCCTGCTGCGTGAAAAACCGGCCTATACCCAAGTGCGGCTCATCTGCCGCGAGGGCAAGGAACTGGTGCGCGTCAATCAAGTGGGCGGCATCATCGACGTGGTGACCGAAGACCGGCTTCAGGATAAATCCAACCGCTATTACTTCAAGGAAACCATCGATATGCCACCGGGCGAATTGTTCGTCTCGGCGGTAGACCTCAACCGCGAGGAAGGCAAGATTGTCGTCCCCCATCAGCCGGTGGTGCGCATCGCCACGCCGGTGGCCAGCACCGGCGGCACGGTGGTCGGCATCCTGGTCATCAATCTGGACCTCAATACCCTGCTTGATGAAATCGCCTCCCCCGAAGAAGGCGGCATTCTTGTGGTCACCAACGAACAGGGGGACTATCTCTACCACCCGGATAACAGCCTGACCTTTGGCTTCGAGTTCGGGCACGAGAACCGGCTACCCGGGGAATACCGCCTGGTGCCACAATGGAATCGCTGGATGCAGAGCGTTGATCGTCCGGCGGCGGTAAAGTTCGCCACCGATACCTCGATCATCGCCCTGCAAAAAATCTTTCTGACCGGTGATCTTGCCTTCGGGCCCGACCGCACTTTGGCGCTCGGGGTCATTGTGCCCCAGGCCATCCTCCATGGCGAGGGCGACCTGATGCAGCGCCACTTCCAAATCATGATGGTCATCATCTGCGGCCTGCTGGCTGCCGCTTTGGGTGCGGTGACGGCCTATATTACCCGGCCGATCCGGGTTCTCACCGAGGCCGCCAACCGCATTGCCTCCGGGGAACACGGCGTTCCCGTCCCCACCGGCGGAAATGACGAGATCGGCATCTTGGCCCAAGACTTCGACGCCATGGTCACGGCCCTGAAAGATAGTGCGCGCACCAAGGAACTGGCCGCCTTGGGGCGCATGTCGGCGATGGTTGCCCATGACCTGCGCAACGCTCTTTCCTCGGTGAAGATGAATTTGCAGATCCTCGAACAGGATGGCGATCCCGGCGACCATTCACAGGCGCAAAAATATGATATTTCGCTGCGTCAGGTCAGCTACATGGAAGACATCCTGCAAGACCTGCTTTCCTTCGCCCGTTCCGAGGCGCCCCGCGCCGACTGGCACGAAATGGCGGAAATCGTGCAGACCGCCACCGTGACCTTGCTGCCCCTGGCGGCGGAAAAGGGCGGCTCCTTCGTCACCCGCAATCTGGAAACCCTGCCCCGGGTGCGCTGTGATCGGACCAAGATGATCCAGGTGTTCCAGAATTTGGTCGACAACGCCCTGGACGCGCAATCGGAGGGCGGAGAGGTCATTATCTCCGGCCAACTGGTCCCCGGCGCCGATGGACCGGAAGTGCGCATCGACGTCGCCGATCAGGGTGCGGGCATCCCCAACGACATCCGCCCGCAGTTGTTCGAACCCTTCTTCACCACCCGTACCAAAGGCACCGGACTGGGCCTGGCCATCGTCAAACGGATCGTCGAGGATCATGACGGACGGGTCGAGCTTTTTTCAAGAATTGGCATGGGCACAACCATAACCGTTGTGCTGCCCGTGGCCGGTCCCGGCGCGTCCGAACCGACCCTGTAG
- a CDS encoding PEP-CTERM sorting domain-containing protein — MLPPIQLFGFCYTCFPFSFHDVAWIGTHHAFSMTGNQARALRIKGTRKMKLTLILATVGYFVLASVGQAAVVTYTDRAQFENALGTFTVDSLDGIASSFHGFEARADYDWSGSVYGCINHSGCGSNAGLGFDNSYMWTYMGGHTFNFDTPTMAFGFDYANPSCCNVGALPILEGFTATATAGFFGIISDIALASVNYNQTQAYLIIDNLTYGTAQVPEPASVALLGIGLAGLGFARRRARQSAA, encoded by the coding sequence TTGTTGCCGCCGATCCAGCTTTTCGGATTTTGTTATACATGTTTTCCCTTTAGTTTTCATGATGTTGCATGGATTGGCACGCATCATGCATTTTCAATGACAGGAAACCAAGCCAGAGCCTTAAGAATAAAGGGAACAAGAAAAATGAAACTTACTTTGATCCTCGCAACGGTCGGATATTTCGTGTTGGCATCGGTCGGGCAAGCTGCTGTCGTGACCTACACGGACCGCGCCCAGTTTGAAAATGCGTTGGGGACGTTCACCGTTGATTCGCTGGATGGCATCGCCTCGTCTTTCCATGGCTTTGAAGCCAGGGCCGATTACGATTGGTCGGGATCGGTTTACGGCTGTATCAATCACTCCGGCTGCGGAAGCAACGCCGGACTAGGGTTCGACAATTCATACATGTGGACATATATGGGGGGGCACACCTTCAATTTCGATACCCCGACCATGGCTTTCGGGTTCGACTATGCCAACCCCAGCTGCTGTAATGTTGGTGCGTTGCCAATCTTGGAAGGGTTCACCGCCACCGCGACCGCCGGATTTTTTGGCATCATTTCGGATATCGCCTTGGCGAGCGTCAACTACAATCAAACCCAAGCATACCTGATCATCGATAACCTGACCTATGGTACGGCGCAGGTTCCCGAGCCCGCTTCGGTGGCGCTGTTGGGGATCGGATTGGCCGGACTGGGTTTTGCCCGCCGCCGCGCGCGGCAGTCCGCTGCCTAA
- the topA gene encoding type I DNA topoisomerase, producing MNVVVVESPAKAKTINKYLGSDYTVLASYGHIRDLPAKDGSVRPDEDFAMDWELDGKSSKHVKEILSAVKGADHLYLATDPDREGEAISWHVQEVLEQKKALKGVAVKRVVFNEITKTAVLDAMANPRDLDHELIDAYMARRALDYLVGFNLSPVLWRKLPGSRSAGRVQSVALRLICEREAEIEIFKPREYWSVQADFGTPSGGLVTAQLSQLDGTKLDKMDLKDEAAAQAAVAAIQAGSFSVTKVERKQGRRNPPPPFTTSTLQQEASRKLGFGAKRTMQVAQRLYEGVDIGGETVGLITYMRTDAVNMAKEAVAATRDLIGGSYGGQYLPKEPRIYKTKAKNAQEAHEAIRPTDVARTPKEVSRLLSDEQFKLYELVWKRTVACQMASALMDQVGADIADAGGRAVLRATGSVVAFDGFLKLYQEGRDDVEDEKSEKRLPQVNEGEAMALKETTPEQHFTQPPPRYTEASLVKKMEELGIGRPSTYASIISVLQDRDYVKLEKKRFVPEDRGRLVTSFLSEFFTRYVAYDFTAGLEEQLDDISGGRIAWRTVLHDFWGAFNLKVGETKELRVKDVLDALDAALGPHFFPTPEDGSDPRACPKCDDGRMNLKLGKYGAFIGCSNYPDCRFTKRLEVANGNGENGDGNGNIETRELGVDPQTELMVTLRQGPYGLYVQLGEAEGTGKKATKPKRASLPKGLPADQVDLDKALGLLALPREIGIHPETGDKIMAGLGRFGPYIKLGGTYVSLKEDDVLTVGMNRAVELLANAPRKDPPKELGKHPKDGKPVTQRSGRWGPYVQHGRVMATIPKEERDNDITLERAVELIAAKSGKGGKTAKKPAAKKAPAKKTAAGKPAAKKKPAAKKAPAKKAAPKKTPAE from the coding sequence ATGAACGTCGTCGTCGTCGAATCTCCGGCCAAGGCCAAGACCATCAACAAGTACCTGGGATCCGACTATACGGTCCTGGCCTCCTATGGGCATATTCGCGACCTCCCGGCCAAGGACGGCTCGGTGCGGCCGGACGAGGACTTCGCCATGGACTGGGAGCTGGACGGCAAGTCGTCCAAGCACGTCAAGGAGATCCTTTCCGCCGTCAAGGGCGCCGATCACCTGTACCTGGCCACGGATCCGGATCGTGAAGGCGAGGCTATCTCCTGGCACGTTCAAGAAGTTCTGGAACAGAAAAAGGCTCTCAAGGGGGTCGCGGTCAAACGGGTGGTGTTCAACGAGATCACCAAGACCGCCGTGCTCGACGCCATGGCCAATCCCCGCGACCTGGATCATGAATTGATTGATGCCTACATGGCGCGCCGGGCCTTGGACTATCTGGTCGGCTTCAATCTGTCGCCGGTGCTGTGGCGCAAGTTGCCGGGCTCCCGTTCCGCCGGTCGTGTGCAATCGGTGGCCCTACGCCTGATCTGCGAGCGCGAAGCCGAGATCGAGATTTTCAAGCCACGGGAATACTGGTCCGTTCAGGCCGATTTCGGCACGCCCTCGGGCGGCTTGGTGACCGCCCAGTTGAGCCAATTGGACGGTACCAAGCTCGACAAGATGGACCTGAAAGACGAAGCCGCCGCCCAGGCCGCTGTCGCCGCCATTCAGGCAGGCTCCTTCTCGGTCACCAAGGTGGAGCGCAAACAGGGCCGCCGCAATCCGCCACCGCCCTTCACCACCTCGACCCTGCAACAGGAAGCCTCGCGCAAGCTGGGCTTTGGCGCCAAGCGCACCATGCAGGTGGCGCAGCGGCTCTACGAAGGCGTCGATATTGGTGGCGAGACGGTTGGTCTTATTACTTATATGCGGACGGACGCCGTGAACATGGCCAAGGAAGCCGTGGCCGCCACCCGAGACCTGATCGGCGGCAGCTACGGCGGGCAATACCTGCCCAAGGAACCTCGCATCTACAAGACCAAGGCCAAGAACGCCCAGGAGGCCCACGAGGCCATCCGCCCCACCGATGTGGCCCGCACCCCGAAGGAGGTGAGCAGGCTGCTCTCTGACGAGCAGTTCAAGCTCTATGAGCTGGTCTGGAAGCGCACCGTGGCCTGTCAGATGGCCAGCGCCCTGATGGACCAGGTGGGCGCCGACATCGCCGACGCGGGCGGTCGGGCCGTGTTGCGCGCCACCGGCTCCGTGGTGGCCTTTGACGGCTTCCTGAAGCTTTATCAGGAAGGCCGCGACGATGTGGAGGATGAAAAGAGCGAGAAACGCCTGCCCCAGGTCAACGAAGGCGAGGCCATGGCGCTGAAGGAAACCACGCCGGAGCAGCATTTCACCCAGCCGCCGCCACGCTACACCGAAGCCAGCCTGGTCAAGAAGATGGAAGAGCTGGGCATCGGCCGCCCTTCCACCTATGCCAGCATCATTTCGGTCTTGCAGGACCGCGATTACGTGAAGCTGGAAAAGAAACGTTTCGTGCCCGAGGACCGAGGCCGTCTGGTCACCTCGTTCCTGTCGGAATTCTTCACCCGCTACGTGGCCTACGATTTCACCGCCGGGCTGGAGGAACAGCTCGACGATATCTCCGGCGGGCGCATCGCTTGGCGGACCGTGCTGCATGACTTCTGGGGGGCCTTCAACCTGAAGGTCGGCGAGACCAAGGAACTGCGGGTCAAGGACGTGCTCGACGCCCTGGACGCCGCCCTGGGCCCGCATTTCTTCCCGACCCCCGAGGACGGCAGCGATCCGCGCGCCTGCCCCAAATGCGATGACGGGCGCATGAACCTGAAGCTGGGCAAGTACGGCGCCTTCATCGGCTGCTCCAACTATCCCGATTGCCGTTTCACCAAGCGCCTGGAAGTGGCCAACGGCAACGGCGAGAATGGCGACGGCAACGGCAATATCGAGACACGGGAGTTAGGCGTCGATCCACAGACCGAGCTCATGGTTACCCTGCGCCAGGGCCCCTATGGGCTTTACGTGCAATTGGGCGAGGCCGAGGGCACCGGCAAGAAAGCCACCAAGCCCAAGCGCGCCTCGCTGCCCAAGGGCCTGCCCGCCGACCAGGTGGATCTGGACAAGGCCCTTGGCTTGCTGGCGTTGCCCCGGGAAATCGGCATTCACCCGGAAACCGGCGACAAGATCATGGCCGGCCTGGGCCGCTTCGGTCCCTATATCAAACTCGGCGGCACCTATGTGTCGTTGAAGGAAGACGACGTGCTGACCGTCGGCATGAACCGGGCGGTGGAACTGTTGGCCAATGCCCCGCGCAAGGATCCGCCGAAGGAACTGGGCAAGCACCCCAAGGACGGCAAGCCGGTCACCCAGCGCAGTGGCCGTTGGGGTCCCTATGTGCAGCATGGCCGGGTCATGGCGACCATTCCCAAGGAAGAGCGCGACAACGACATCACCTTGGAACGGGCGGTGGAGCTGATCGCCGCCAAATCGGGCAAGGGCGGTAAGACAGCCAAGAAACCGGCGGCCAAGAAGGCTCCAGCCAAAAAGACGGCGGCAGGGAAACCCGCCGCCAAGAAGAAGCCTGCGGCCAAAAAAGCCCCGGCGAAAAAGGCCGCTCCCAAAAAGACCCCCGCCGAATAA
- a CDS encoding virulence RhuM family protein: MSEGEIIIYRTEDGAAQFQLTEKDGTVWMSQMEMAELFQTTVSNVNKHIKGILADGEVSEATIEEYSIVQTEGERQVRRTVAHYNLDMILAVGYRVRSPRGTQFRQWATTTLDEYLVKGFVMNDDRLKNPGGWDYFDELLERIRDIRASEKRFYQKVRGTVYQKVRGTV; this comes from the coding sequence ATGTCCGAAGGTGAAATCATCATCTACCGCACCGAGGATGGAGCGGCTCAATTTCAACTGACCGAGAAGGACGGCACCGTCTGGATGTCGCAGATGGAAATGGCTGAGCTTTTCCAAACCACGGTTTCCAACGTCAACAAACATATCAAGGGCATACTGGCGGATGGTGAGGTCTCCGAAGCAACTATTGAGGAATACTCAATAGTTCAAACCGAAGGTGAGCGGCAGGTTCGCCGAACCGTCGCCCACTACAATCTCGACATGATCCTGGCGGTCGGATACCGGGTCCGCTCCCCACGGGGTACCCAGTTCCGCCAATGGGCGACAACGACACTCGACGAATATCTGGTCAAGGGCTTCGTCATGAACGACGACCGCCTGAAGAACCCAGGAGGCTGGGACTACTTCGACGAACTGCTCGAACGCATCCGGGATATCCGGGCGTCAGAAAAGCGGTTCTACCAGAAGGTTCGTGGCACGGTCTACCAGAAGGTTCGTGGCACGGTCTAA
- a CDS encoding ribulose bisphosphate carboxylase small subunit, whose amino-acid sequence MSDVQDYASSLSDAKSRKFETFSYLPEMNEEQTRKQIAYICSKGWNPAVEHCEPENAFQNFWYMWKLPMFGETDVDRILAEVEACRKAHPNNHVRLIGYDNYAQSQGASMVIHRGEIKV is encoded by the coding sequence ATGAGTGACGTACAAGACTATGCTTCCAGCCTTTCCGATGCGAAGAGCCGGAAGTTCGAAACCTTCTCCTACCTGCCGGAGATGAATGAAGAGCAGACCCGCAAGCAGATCGCCTACATCTGTTCCAAAGGCTGGAACCCGGCCGTGGAGCACTGCGAACCGGAGAACGCTTTCCAGAACTTCTGGTACATGTGGAAGCTGCCCATGTTCGGCGAGACCGACGTGGACCGCATCCTGGCCGAGGTGGAAGCCTGCCGCAAAGCGCACCCGAACAACCATGTGCGCCTGATCGGCTACGACAACTATGCCCAGTCCCAGGGCGCCTCGATGGTCATCCATCGCGGTGAGATCAAGGTCTAA
- a CDS encoding sigma-54 dependent transcriptional regulator — MSTILITDDDTAICRTLQLHYEQKGFGVRVAHSPDEAMPHVLAGEVDAVISDVRMPGRDGFSMLKEIHEKKPDLPVIIMTAFHDLDTTVRAMQGGAADYIPKPIDVNEMDIALERVLSRGVGQQGEELQIGAGPVDSSMLVGQSHGMKEIFKQIALVAQSPVTVLIQGESGTGKELVARAIHKASPNHDQPFMAVNCAALVETLLESEMFGHERGAFTGAVSTHVGKVELVGDGTLFLDEIGELSPAMQGKLLRVLEAREYSPVGSSQVKSSKARFIAATNLDLDNQVQGGLFREDLFYRLNVVSIGMPPLRERRADIPLLVEHLMRRINRDVRRNIRSVAADCLQCLKNHDWPGNIRELDNVLMKAVVMERGNVLTATHLSEELRCARRSPCAPAPMPKLGEDQWLSLKELERRHIVHVLNQTGWHKGKTCEILGVSRPRLERRIKEFGLTSETG; from the coding sequence ATGTCCACCATCTTGATCACCGACGACGACACGGCCATTTGCCGCACCCTGCAACTGCACTACGAGCAAAAGGGGTTCGGCGTAAGAGTGGCCCATTCCCCAGACGAGGCCATGCCTCATGTGCTGGCCGGTGAGGTGGATGCGGTGATCTCCGATGTGCGGATGCCGGGGCGCGACGGCTTTTCCATGCTCAAGGAGATTCACGAAAAGAAGCCCGATCTGCCGGTCATCATCATGACCGCCTTCCATGACCTGGATACCACCGTGCGGGCCATGCAGGGCGGCGCCGCCGACTACATCCCCAAGCCCATCGATGTCAACGAGATGGATATCGCCTTGGAGCGGGTTCTTTCCCGGGGCGTGGGGCAGCAAGGCGAGGAGTTGCAGATTGGCGCCGGTCCCGTTGATTCCTCCATGCTGGTGGGCCAATCCCATGGCATGAAGGAAATCTTCAAACAGATCGCCCTGGTGGCCCAGAGCCCGGTCACCGTGCTGATTCAGGGCGAGTCCGGCACCGGCAAGGAATTGGTTGCGCGCGCCATCCATAAGGCCAGCCCCAATCACGATCAGCCGTTCATGGCCGTCAACTGTGCCGCCCTGGTGGAAACCCTGCTGGAAAGCGAGATGTTCGGCCATGAGCGCGGCGCCTTTACCGGGGCCGTCAGCACCCATGTGGGCAAGGTGGAACTGGTCGGCGACGGCACCTTGTTCCTGGACGAGATCGGCGAACTGTCCCCGGCAATGCAGGGCAAGCTGTTGCGCGTGTTGGAGGCCAGGGAGTATTCCCCGGTGGGTTCCAGCCAGGTGAAATCCAGCAAGGCGCGGTTCATCGCCGCCACCAACTTGGATTTGGACAACCAGGTGCAAGGAGGCCTGTTCCGCGAGGATTTGTTTTACCGCCTCAACGTGGTTTCCATCGGCATGCCGCCGCTGCGCGAGCGGCGCGCGGACATCCCGCTGCTGGTGGAGCATTTGATGCGGCGTATCAACAGAGACGTCCGGCGCAATATCCGTAGCGTTGCCGCCGATTGTCTCCAATGCCTGAAGAACCATGACTGGCCGGGTAATATCCGCGAGTTGGACAACGTGTTGATGAAGGCCGTGGTCATGGAGCGCGGCAATGTGCTCACCGCGACCCATTTGTCCGAGGAACTGCGCTGCGCCCGTCGATCTCCCTGCGCCCCGGCGCCCATGCCGAAACTCGGCGAGGATCAATGGCTGTCGCTGAAGGAACTGGAGCGGCGCCATATCGTCCATGTGCTCAACCAGACCGGCTGGCACAAGGGCAAGACCTGCGAGATTCTCGGCGTTTCCCGACCGCGATTGGAGCGGCGAATCAAGGAGTTCGGGCTGACTTCCGAGACGGGCTGA
- a CDS encoding form I ribulose bisphosphate carboxylase large subunit has translation MAKTYSAGVKEYRETYWMPDYTPAESDILACFKIVPQAGVPREEAAAAVAAESSTGTWTTVWTDLLTDLDYYKGRAYAIEDVPGDEDAFYAFIAYPIDLFEEGSVVNVFTSLVGNVFGFKAVRSLRLEDVRFPLAYVMTCNGPPHGIQSERDKMNKYGRPMLGCTIKPKLGLSAKNYGRACYEGLRGGLDFTKDDENVNSQPFMRWRERFDYVVEAIHKAEAETGERKGHYLNVTAPTPEEMYKRAEYAKELGAPIIMHDYLTGGFTANTGLAQWCRDNGMLLHIHRAMHAVLDRNPRHGIHFRVLTKALRLSGGDHLHSGTVVGKLEGDREATLGWIDLMRDSFIKEDRSRGIMFDQDWGAMPGVLPVASGGIHVWHMPALVNIFGDDSVLQFGGGTLGHPWGNAAGAAANRVAVEACVQARNEGRELEKEGKDILTNAAKSSPELKAAMETWKEIKFEFDTVDKLDVSHK, from the coding sequence ATGGCCAAAACTTACAGCGCGGGTGTGAAAGAGTACCGCGAAACATACTGGATGCCGGATTACACCCCGGCCGAATCCGATATCCTGGCGTGCTTCAAGATCGTTCCGCAGGCAGGGGTGCCGCGTGAAGAAGCTGCCGCAGCCGTGGCGGCCGAGTCCTCCACCGGCACCTGGACCACCGTGTGGACCGACCTTTTGACTGACCTGGACTACTACAAGGGTCGTGCCTACGCCATTGAAGACGTGCCGGGCGACGAAGACGCCTTCTACGCTTTCATCGCCTACCCGATCGACCTGTTTGAGGAAGGCTCCGTGGTGAACGTGTTCACCTCCCTGGTCGGTAACGTCTTCGGCTTCAAGGCCGTGCGTTCGCTGCGCCTTGAGGACGTGCGCTTCCCGCTCGCCTACGTGATGACCTGTAATGGTCCGCCCCATGGCATCCAGTCCGAGCGTGACAAGATGAACAAGTACGGTCGTCCGATGCTGGGCTGCACCATTAAGCCGAAGCTCGGCCTGTCCGCCAAAAACTACGGTCGCGCCTGCTACGAAGGCCTGCGTGGCGGTCTGGACTTCACCAAGGATGACGAAAACGTCAACTCCCAGCCCTTCATGCGCTGGCGTGAGCGTTTCGACTATGTGGTCGAGGCCATCCACAAGGCCGAGGCCGAGACCGGTGAGCGCAAGGGTCACTACCTGAACGTTACCGCGCCGACCCCGGAAGAGATGTACAAGCGAGCCGAGTACGCCAAGGAACTGGGCGCACCGATCATCATGCACGACTACCTGACCGGCGGCTTCACCGCCAACACCGGTCTGGCCCAGTGGTGCCGCGACAACGGCATGCTGCTGCACATTCACCGTGCCATGCACGCCGTGCTCGACCGTAACCCGCGTCACGGCATCCACTTCCGCGTGCTGACCAAGGCCCTGCGCCTGTCCGGTGGTGATCACCTGCACTCCGGTACCGTTGTCGGTAAGCTGGAAGGCGACCGCGAAGCCACCCTCGGCTGGATCGACCTGATGCGTGACTCCTTTATCAAGGAAGACCGGTCGCGCGGTATCATGTTCGACCAGGACTGGGGCGCCATGCCGGGTGTTCTGCCCGTGGCTTCCGGTGGTATCCACGTCTGGCACATGCCGGCGCTGGTTAACATCTTCGGCGACGACTCCGTGCTGCAGTTCGGTGGCGGCACCCTGGGTCACCCGTGGGGCAACGCCGCTGGCGCTGCTGCCAACCGCGTGGCCGTCGAAGCTTGTGTCCAGGCCCGCAACGAAGGCCGCGAGCTGGAAAAGGAAGGCAAGGACATTCTGACCAACGCCGCCAAGTCCAGCCCCGAGCTGAAGGCTGCCATGGAAACCTGGAAAGAAATCAAGTTCGAGTTCGATACCGTTGACAAGCTGGACGTGTCGCACAAGTAA
- the dprA gene encoding DNA-processing protein DprA, whose amino-acid sequence MDEKTLNLPVSEKLDWLRLIRSENVGPITFHGLLQQFGSARAALDALPDLARRGGRKKLKVASRAQAEKEIEAARAMGARLIAAVEPDYPPLLAQTEDAPPLIYLLGHAHLLRKKAVAVVGARNASVNGCHLAERLSRDLGQGGLLVVSGMARGIDAAAHRGALATGTVAVLAGGVDHIYPKQNKELYARIRDMGALIAESPPGTVPQARHFPSRNRLISGMSRGVLVVEAAPRSGSLITARLALDQGREVFSVPGSPLDPRSHGTNDLLRQGAVLVETADEILDQVKTSGSASLKEPRQSFPSAVSPTELAPVPAPEDRDSARDLITNSLGPSPVSVDEIIRRCQFSPAVVATVLLELELSSRLERHPGNRVSLIHDG is encoded by the coding sequence ATGGATGAAAAAACTTTAAACCTACCGGTCTCGGAGAAGCTCGACTGGCTGCGGCTGATTCGCAGCGAGAACGTGGGACCGATCACTTTTCACGGACTGCTGCAACAGTTCGGCAGCGCCCGGGCAGCCCTGGACGCCCTGCCGGATCTAGCCCGGCGTGGTGGGCGCAAGAAGCTGAAGGTTGCCTCCCGAGCCCAGGCCGAGAAGGAAATCGAGGCGGCCCGGGCCATGGGCGCCCGCCTGATTGCCGCCGTGGAGCCGGATTATCCCCCTCTGCTGGCGCAGACCGAAGATGCCCCGCCGCTGATCTATCTGCTTGGCCATGCCCATCTGCTGCGTAAAAAGGCCGTGGCGGTGGTGGGTGCCCGAAATGCCTCGGTCAATGGCTGCCATCTGGCCGAACGACTGAGTCGCGATCTGGGACAGGGGGGGCTGCTGGTGGTGTCGGGAATGGCCCGGGGCATTGATGCCGCCGCCCATCGCGGCGCCTTGGCCACGGGCACGGTCGCCGTGCTGGCCGGCGGGGTCGACCATATCTATCCGAAGCAAAACAAAGAGCTTTATGCCCGGATCCGCGACATGGGAGCGTTGATCGCCGAGTCTCCGCCCGGCACCGTGCCTCAGGCCCGCCACTTTCCCAGCCGCAACCGGTTGATCTCCGGCATGTCCCGAGGCGTGTTGGTGGTCGAGGCGGCGCCACGGTCCGGCTCCTTGATCACCGCCCGCCTGGCCCTGGACCAGGGCCGAGAAGTGTTCTCGGTTCCCGGTTCGCCGTTGGACCCGCGCAGCCACGGAACCAACGACCTGTTGCGCCAAGGGGCGGTCTTGGTGGAAACCGCCGACGAGATTCTTGATCAGGTCAAAACCAGCGGCTCGGCGTCGCTGAAAGAACCCCGCCAATCCTTTCCCAGCGCCGTTTCGCCGACCGAATTGGCGCCGGTTCCGGCCCCCGAAGACCGAGATTCCGCTCGCGACCTGATTACAAATTCTTTGGGTCCATCGCCCGTGAGTGTTGACGAAATCATCAGACGGTGCCAATTCTCCCCCGCCGTGGTTGCCACGGTGCTCCTGGAACTGGAACTGTCCAGTCGCCTGGAGCGTCACCCGGGCAACCGGGTTTCCCTGATCCATGACGGGTGA